CGTGTTGTCCTTGCTGAGCTTTACCAGCCCCACGTCATCGAGATCCCGGACCGGTACCGTGCGCAGCTCGAACTTGTACGGCGCGCCGAACCCGAGGTGATCTGCCTTGACCGGACCGACGACGATTTGCTCGATGGCGTCGTTCGCGAGCACCTTGCGGAACAGGACGTCGCGATCGAGTGACGGGAGTTCTGGTGGGCCGAAATAACGGCGGAAGGTGCGCACCGCAGTTACGGGGATGCCGAGCAGTTGGACCGCTTCGAGGACCGTTTGCGCGACCGGTTCCATCACGCCGGGTTTGAGGAGCACCGTGTACGAGTGCGCGGCCCGCGTGCCGATCGGGGCGAATTCGCCCACTTCTACGAGCGGGTCGACGAGCACCTCGCTCGTCAGGCGCGCGCGGTGCTCGTCGGTCAGGTCGCCCTCGAGCAAGAACCCCCGCGCGGACGCGCTGATGTGGTCGCCGCCGCGCTCCGCGTGCGTGAGCAGGTCGAACTCGTCACACACGCGCTCGCGCTCGCCGTCCTTACCGAGCGGGCGAATTTCAAGTTCCCAGAGCATCGCGTACCTTTTTCCCTTCGGTTAACCACTGCACGAGTCCGGCGTGGTCGCCGGCTTCGAGCACCTTGCGGAATGCGTCTAATCGGTCCGTGAACGCGGCGAGCGCGGAAAGGGTCGCGTCGCGGTTGGCTTCAAAGATTGCGGCCCACAGTTGCGGGTCGCCCGCGGCCACGCGGGTCACGTCGCGGAACCCGCCCGCGGAAAGGCGGAGCCAGTCGGTCGGCGTCACGGCGGCAACCGCCGACGCGACCGCGTGCGGCAAGTGGCTCGTGACCGCGACGGTCCGGTCGTGCTCCTCGGCGTTCATCAGCACGACGCGGGAACCGAGCGCCTCCCAGAACCGGCCCACCGCGACCGTCCGCTCCCAGTCCGCGCCGAATTTGCTGATAATGACAACCGTCACGCGGTTTTGGAACATATCGGCGCGGCCGTGCTCCGCGCCCGCTTTTTCAGAACCCGCGAGCGGGTGCGCGGCAATGTACTCCACGCCCGGCGGCAGTTTCCCGTGGAGCGCGGAGACGATACCGGCCTTCGTGCTCCCGCCGTCCGTGAAGCGCGTGCCGGGGCGCACGTGCGGCGCGGCGGCCAGAATCACGTCCGCGATCCGGTCCACCGGGGTACACACGACGATCAAAGACGAGTTCGCGACGCCCTCGGCAATGCTTGTGGTTCCCGCATCGAGCGCGCCGAGTTGGATCGCCT
The Gemmata palustris DNA segment above includes these coding regions:
- a CDS encoding prephenate dehydrogenase encodes the protein MLFDQITIIGVGLIGGSVGLATKMRGVAGRVVGVDRDEATLAKAIQLGALDAGTTSIAEGVANSSLIVVCTPVDRIADVILAAAPHVRPGTRFTDGGSTKAGIVSALHGKLPPGVEYIAAHPLAGSEKAGAEHGRADMFQNRVTVVIISKFGADWERTVAVGRFWEALGSRVVLMNAEEHDRTVAVTSHLPHAVASAVAAVTPTDWLRLSAGGFRDVTRVAAGDPQLWAAIFEANRDATLSALAAFTDRLDAFRKVLEAGDHAGLVQWLTEGKKVRDALGT